The genomic DNA ACTAAAGACTTCGCGCAACTTGCGCACACCTGCAAATGATCGACACGATGAGCATGGTCGAACTCGACCCTCCCGGTTTTCAGCCGCCGCGCCCTGTCGCGGGGGAGGAGGGGTCCCGCCGCACGGTCCGCTACGGCGGATATACCGTGTTCAGCGTGTTTCAACCCGTGTTTTCGGTGTCGCATCGCCGCGCGATCGGCTATCACGCGTCGCTGCGCGTACACGACGAAAACGCGATGCAGGTGCCATCGCACGAAGTGTTCACGCAGGCCGCGCGGCGCGGCGATCTGCTCGAGCTCGGACGGCTTGCCGAATCCTTGCACCTCGGCAATTTCAACGCATTCGATAGCCACGACGAGTGGCTCTTCCTGAGCCTGCATCCTGCCGCGCTGATGGATATGAGCTATGGCGACGCGCTGCTCGCCGGCCTCAAGGCGCTCGGGTTGCCGCCGCAACGTGTCGTGCTCGAAGTCAGTGAGCAGGCGGGCGGCGAAACCACGCGCTTTGCCGAGATCATCGACGCGCTGCGCAAGTCGGGCTTTCTGATTGCGCTCGACGGCTTTGGCGCGAAGCATTCGAATATCGACCGCGTCTGGACGTTGCGACCCGATATCGTCACGCTCGACCGCGGCATTCTCGCGCAGGCCACCGAGCATTCGCATATCGAGCGCGTGCTGCCCGGCATCGTGTCGCTGCTGCACGAATCGGGGCAACTCGTGCTGATGGGCAACCTCACCACCGAGAACGACGC from Paraburkholderia edwinii includes the following:
- a CDS encoding EAL domain-containing protein, which translates into the protein MSMVELDPPGFQPPRPVAGEEGSRRTVRYGGYTVFSVFQPVFSVSHRRAIGYHASLRVHDENAMQVPSHEVFTQAARRGDLLELGRLAESLHLGNFNAFDSHDEWLFLSLHPAALMDMSYGDALLAGLKALGLPPQRVVLEVSEQAGGETTRFAEIIDALRKSGFLIALDGFGAKHSNIDRVWTLRPDIVTLDRGILAQATEHSHIERVLPGIVSLLHESGQLVLMGNLTTENDALIALECNVDFVQGGFFACPSVEPVKPQVAVSLMDDLSAALRKRVASRGEAQAERLAPFVAALEQASTQLADGATMATAAAPLLALRETARCFLLDGSGRQIGDNVLPSGRASQRAKRFRPLLHSEGASWERRPYFIQAVRAPGHVQLTPPYLSINEAHLCVTASIASQTARGMQVLCVDINWDGAAPRP